From a region of the Seleniivibrio woodruffii genome:
- a CDS encoding molybdopterin-dependent oxidoreductase, with amino-acid sequence MEGKRKKNIAEICPVSRRNILKGLAAAGALASIPAGLFKAEAWERTKFQSGLKTFRNACPRNCYDTCSIKTYVKDGAIEFVEGAKESTFTDGALCVKGFSYPRRVYSPDRIKYPMIQDKRGSGNWRRISWDEALNIISDKILEIQKKDGSLLGMALDKYSGNFGITHYGVEGMFSSLGYTTRFVGTPCWPAGIDAQNFDMGNMWCNDPEDMVKAKYIIVWGANPAWNSVHSMKFIYKAQENGAKLIVIDPVLTQTAAKADTYIRVKTGQDGALALGMAKHIVEKGLVDKKFLADNTKGYEEFKAYLDKNVTVKWAAKVSGVSEKVIRTVAEQYAKADPATIWIGYGMQRHTNGGASVRAIDALAALTGNIGKEGGGARYGHLATWGFNYNAMVQKQPAGSKGYTGKDKIKSEFANAEGEATSYSDRTININKIAESILTTNEPPIRLLWVACKNPFAQDFDRNKMKKAFDKLEMVVTVDQFFNETVQNSDIVLPCTTLFEEYTVNVSYWHYWLSINEKAIPNQYEAKSDLEIAALLSAKMNSKVQGSCTFPQITDTKVWMEKEFNDGIYKFFGISSWEELKNGPKKAILSSSASWSDKKFATPSGKYEFKSDLAKEYGHTALPEYKEGRKPYNKFRILTPHTQFALHSQFNNLDYMQEFNKEPLVYINPASAKAKGIKDGDMVRVFNKTGEVKVKARTTDNIAADVLLMYEAWYKDSSFNVQELVDDTSSDMGTFKTGAPGVAIHDQFGDIMKI; translated from the coding sequence ATGGAAGGCAAACGCAAAAAGAACATTGCGGAAATATGCCCCGTTTCCAGACGAAACATACTGAAAGGTCTGGCTGCGGCGGGCGCACTGGCATCCATTCCCGCAGGGCTTTTCAAAGCCGAGGCATGGGAACGCACAAAGTTTCAGAGCGGGCTTAAAACATTCCGCAACGCCTGCCCCAGAAACTGCTATGACACATGCAGTATCAAAACCTACGTTAAAGACGGCGCAATAGAGTTTGTTGAAGGTGCGAAGGAATCAACCTTCACCGACGGCGCACTCTGCGTTAAAGGTTTTTCTTATCCCAGAAGGGTCTACAGCCCCGACCGGATAAAATATCCCATGATTCAGGATAAGCGGGGAAGCGGCAACTGGCGCAGAATAAGCTGGGACGAAGCACTGAACATAATTTCAGACAAGATACTTGAGATACAGAAAAAAGACGGTTCCCTTCTGGGAATGGCTCTGGATAAATATTCCGGCAACTTCGGCATAACCCACTACGGAGTTGAGGGTATGTTCTCCTCACTGGGCTACACCACCCGTTTCGTGGGCACGCCCTGCTGGCCTGCGGGAATCGACGCTCAGAACTTTGACATGGGCAACATGTGGTGCAACGACCCCGAAGACATGGTGAAGGCGAAATATATCATCGTGTGGGGCGCAAACCCCGCATGGAACTCCGTCCACTCCATGAAGTTTATCTACAAAGCTCAGGAGAACGGCGCAAAGCTCATCGTAATCGACCCTGTCCTCACCCAGACAGCGGCGAAAGCCGACACATACATCCGTGTTAAAACCGGACAGGACGGCGCACTGGCTCTGGGCATGGCGAAGCATATAGTTGAAAAAGGTCTGGTGGATAAAAAATTCCTCGCAGACAACACAAAAGGATATGAGGAGTTCAAGGCTTATCTGGACAAAAACGTCACGGTTAAGTGGGCGGCAAAAGTTTCCGGAGTCAGCGAAAAGGTCATCCGCACAGTTGCCGAGCAATACGCAAAGGCAGACCCCGCAACGATCTGGATTGGCTACGGAATGCAGAGGCACACAAACGGCGGAGCATCCGTCCGTGCCATCGACGCACTTGCGGCTCTCACAGGAAACATCGGCAAAGAGGGCGGCGGAGCAAGATACGGCCATCTTGCCACATGGGGTTTCAACTACAACGCCATGGTTCAGAAACAGCCCGCAGGCTCAAAAGGCTACACCGGCAAGGACAAGATAAAGAGTGAGTTTGCCAATGCGGAAGGCGAAGCGACTTCATACTCCGACAGAACAATAAACATCAACAAGATAGCGGAATCCATCCTCACGACTAACGAGCCTCCCATCCGTCTGCTGTGGGTTGCCTGCAAAAACCCCTTTGCGCAGGATTTCGACCGCAACAAGATGAAAAAAGCGTTCGACAAGCTTGAAATGGTGGTAACTGTCGACCAGTTCTTCAACGAAACAGTACAGAACTCCGACATAGTGCTCCCCTGCACAACCCTTTTTGAGGAATACACCGTCAACGTATCCTACTGGCACTACTGGCTCAGCATAAACGAAAAGGCCATCCCGAACCAGTATGAGGCAAAGTCCGACCTCGAAATTGCCGCCTTGCTCTCAGCGAAAATGAACTCGAAGGTTCAGGGCTCCTGCACCTTCCCCCAGATAACCGATACAAAGGTCTGGATGGAGAAGGAGTTCAACGACGGAATATACAAATTCTTCGGCATATCAAGCTGGGAAGAGCTGAAAAACGGCCCTAAAAAAGCCATTCTGTCCTCTTCCGCATCATGGAGCGACAAAAAATTCGCAACACCCTCCGGTAAATACGAATTTAAGTCCGATCTTGCCAAAGAATACGGACACACGGCTCTACCCGAATATAAAGAGGGAAGAAAGCCATATAACAAGTTCCGCATCCTTACGCCCCACACCCAGTTTGCCCTGCACTCGCAGTTCAATAACCTTGACTACATGCAGGAGTTCAACAAGGAACCGCTTGTCTACATCAACCCCGCCTCTGCCAAGGCAAAGGGCATAAAGGACGGCGACATGGTCAGAGTGTTCAACAAAACGGGCGAGGTTAAGGTCAAGGCCAGAACAACGGACAACATAGCCGCAGACGTGCTTCTTATGTATGAGGCATGGTACAAAGACAGCAGCTTCAACGTTCAGGAACTGGTGGACGACACATCCAGCGACATGGGAACATTCAAAACAGGTGCCCCCGGCGTGGCTATCCACGACCAGTTCGGCGACATAATGAAGATATAA
- a CDS encoding TorD/DmsD family molecular chaperone, producing MYNAENTPKVLEYLRDFFYFGTQDRMQRAYEQLCSLNGDTTAETDWAEEQYCFNRLFVGPASPLAPIVASFYLEEDGAYNGQTTKCVRDIYQLIGLELPEDTSIPEDSLPMELDACRYLILISRVTDEAVSVYGYFVRNHLNEWIHLFLEKTDRQEKTPAVEYMLFILKRWVKSAVNELIAQEV from the coding sequence ATGTATAACGCAGAGAATACCCCGAAAGTGCTTGAGTACCTGCGTGACTTCTTTTATTTCGGAACGCAGGACAGAATGCAGAGGGCATATGAACAATTATGCTCGCTGAACGGCGACACAACGGCCGAAACAGACTGGGCAGAGGAGCAGTATTGCTTCAACAGGCTGTTCGTAGGCCCCGCATCGCCCCTTGCCCCCATTGTCGCATCCTTCTATCTGGAGGAGGACGGCGCCTATAACGGTCAGACCACAAAATGCGTCAGGGATATCTATCAGCTGATAGGGCTGGAACTGCCGGAGGATACATCCATCCCCGAAGACAGCCTCCCAATGGAGCTTGACGCATGCCGCTATCTCATCCTTATTTCCCGTGTAACGGACGAAGCCGTATCGGTTTACGGCTATTTTGTCCGCAACCACCTGAACGAATGGATTCACCTGTTCTTAGAAAAAACTGACAGACAGGAGAAGACACCGGCGGTGGAGTATATGCTTTTTATTTTAAAGCGGTGGGTAAAATCCGCCGTGAATGAGCTGATTGCTCAGGAGGTATAA
- a CDS encoding PAS domain S-box protein — MLTDLLDGFIREMEAFLSGWTRHMEAAGYLEHTTAKRDDCIRSLHGVIDPMKKHLAEGKPVDFSYIMKNSRDMADSLIMMAERHKARGITAEMFFGCFKTLIHSLDDIILTSPLPSDEKLKLYIDFRRLLDSIESITIAKWDSQSRDEKVKMLEKTDRILTLAKNKYENIFQATSDMVLVTDSEGQILEMNQSAEERFGKNAINSAVWPTLGIQPMPMEELLERYPAHSQNELRLPNLSSIVTIGIVPLKKVSLASAGYVIIMNDITCIVEQRAKLEQLVGERTAALAKSENLFRSLFSSAGEGIILADRNLSVTQSNERADEMFGFGSIGLSGINCSKVFHPEGLRAIKHSFADHETGTIETFCMTTQNSTFPASITISRLTLGDEPYLHLIVRDITHQKQMEENILKEKALAEEMNVTLRNVMKTIGKEKEEMERSIAQRVTTQIMPSLQKITAEDNIEIRKMYANMLKEQLSSLTGIDAANSASLMKLSKSEIQVCQLIQSGHSSKEIGDMMNISFETVQTHRKNIRKKLGLSGKDLNLFSFLTNT; from the coding sequence ATGCTGACAGATTTATTAGACGGTTTTATCCGGGAGATGGAGGCCTTCCTGAGCGGCTGGACACGCCACATGGAGGCCGCAGGCTACCTTGAACACACAACAGCGAAAAGAGACGACTGCATACGCAGTCTGCACGGCGTTATCGACCCCATGAAGAAGCATCTGGCGGAAGGAAAACCCGTGGACTTCTCATATATCATGAAAAACAGCAGGGACATGGCAGACAGCCTCATAATGATGGCCGAGCGCCACAAGGCCAGAGGCATCACCGCCGAAATGTTCTTCGGCTGTTTCAAGACACTGATACACTCTCTGGATGACATAATCCTCACATCCCCTCTTCCCTCTGATGAAAAACTGAAACTCTACATAGATTTCCGCAGGCTCCTCGACAGCATCGAATCCATAACCATTGCAAAATGGGACAGCCAGTCCAGAGATGAAAAAGTGAAGATGCTGGAAAAGACCGACCGTATCCTGACGCTGGCGAAAAACAAATATGAAAACATCTTTCAGGCCACCTCCGACATGGTTCTGGTTACCGATTCCGAAGGGCAGATTCTGGAGATGAACCAGTCCGCAGAGGAACGATTCGGAAAAAATGCCATAAATTCCGCCGTCTGGCCGACTCTTGGGATTCAGCCCATGCCGATGGAGGAGCTTTTAGAAAGGTATCCCGCCCACAGCCAGAACGAACTGCGCCTGCCGAACCTCTCTTCAATAGTGACCATCGGCATTGTGCCGCTGAAAAAAGTCTCTCTGGCATCAGCCGGATATGTGATAATCATGAACGACATAACCTGCATTGTCGAACAGCGGGCAAAGCTGGAACAGCTGGTCGGTGAACGCACAGCGGCACTGGCAAAGTCCGAGAACCTTTTCCGCTCACTTTTCAGCAGTGCGGGCGAAGGCATAATCCTTGCCGACCGCAACCTCTCCGTGACCCAGTCCAACGAGCGGGCGGACGAGATGTTCGGATTCGGATCCATAGGCCTTTCCGGCATAAACTGTTCGAAGGTATTTCACCCTGAAGGACTGAGAGCCATCAAGCACAGTTTCGCAGACCACGAGACGGGAACAATTGAGACCTTCTGCATGACCACCCAGAACAGCACATTCCCCGCCAGCATAACCATCAGCAGGCTGACTTTGGGCGATGAGCCGTATCTGCATCTTATAGTGAGGGACATAACCCATCAGAAGCAGATGGAGGAGAACATTCTCAAGGAAAAGGCTCTGGCGGAGGAAATGAACGTTACCCTGCGCAATGTGATGAAGACAATCGGCAAGGAGAAAGAGGAGATGGAAAGGAGCATCGCACAGCGTGTCACCACCCAGATAATGCCCTCACTCCAGAAGATAACCGCCGAAGACAACATAGAGATACGCAAGATGTACGCAAATATGCTGAAGGAACAGCTCTCGTCCCTGACGGGGATAGACGCTGCAAACAGTGCAAGCCTCATGAAACTCAGCAAATCCGAAATTCAGGTATGCCAGCTTATCCAGTCCGGCCACAGCAGCAAGGAGATAGGCGACATGATGAACATATCTTTCGAAACAGTCCAGACCCACCGCAAGAACATACGCAAAAAACTGGGGCTGAGCGGCAAAGATCTGAATCTTTTCTCTTTCCTCACCAACACCTGA
- a CDS encoding MFS transporter, translating into MNEFKLTSKNFVLICISGFMYFGSFYFLLPTIPQYVVQIGGNAGQIGIVIGFFTLTSVILRPYFGRLADDYGRKKLAMLGAGLFSLLFVFYSQAQSVMPLYGLRLLHGVAHGCYLAAAMAYVADLAPADRRGEVMGVYGVANVFAMALFPAWGSHIISTTHDFNRLFTLSAVTALLAFLALVLIDEQKPDLHGGKKAGIFEAGFKPPVLAASITFFSAATVYGTVVTFLPVYAPQRGITDIGMFFTVYAIFTLVSRITAGKLSDKYGRRKVVIPFLVILAVATLCLPLLSDVYMLGFIGGLFGLGFGAFMPALTAYVVDKTEPRERAGALAFFSSFMDVGITTGAIVLGVISGFIGFQAMYVLAGIILCCGIVFFAVYTRKQD; encoded by the coding sequence ATGAATGAATTTAAACTCACATCAAAAAACTTTGTTCTTATATGCATCTCAGGATTTATGTATTTCGGCAGTTTCTATTTTCTTCTGCCCACAATTCCCCAGTATGTTGTCCAGATAGGCGGAAACGCCGGACAGATCGGCATAGTTATCGGTTTTTTTACACTGACATCGGTTATACTTCGCCCGTATTTCGGCCGACTTGCGGATGACTACGGACGGAAAAAGCTCGCAATGCTCGGTGCGGGACTTTTCTCGCTCCTTTTCGTTTTTTATAGCCAAGCCCAGAGCGTTATGCCGCTTTACGGCCTCAGACTTCTCCATGGTGTCGCCCACGGATGCTATCTGGCGGCGGCAATGGCCTACGTTGCCGATCTTGCCCCTGCCGACCGCAGAGGTGAGGTCATGGGTGTTTACGGTGTTGCGAACGTCTTCGCCATGGCACTCTTTCCCGCATGGGGCAGCCATATAATCTCGACCACACACGATTTTAACCGCCTGTTCACCCTGTCGGCCGTGACAGCTCTTCTGGCGTTTCTTGCGCTGGTGCTCATAGATGAGCAGAAGCCGGATCTTCACGGCGGCAAAAAAGCCGGAATTTTTGAGGCGGGTTTCAAGCCTCCCGTTTTGGCGGCGTCCATCACATTTTTCAGTGCCGCAACAGTATACGGAACAGTGGTGACCTTTCTGCCCGTTTATGCACCCCAGAGGGGCATAACGGATATCGGGATGTTCTTTACCGTTTATGCAATTTTTACCCTTGTCAGCCGGATAACGGCGGGCAAGCTGTCTGACAAATACGGCCGCCGCAAAGTGGTGATACCCTTCCTTGTTATCCTCGCTGTGGCGACCTTATGTCTGCCTCTGCTCTCTGATGTGTATATGCTGGGGTTCATCGGCGGTCTGTTCGGACTCGGTTTCGGCGCATTCATGCCTGCGCTCACAGCCTATGTTGTGGATAAAACTGAACCCCGTGAAAGGGCTGGTGCCCTTGCGTTCTTCTCCTCTTTTATGGATGTGGGGATAACCACCGGAGCGATTGTTCTGGGTGTTATCAGCGGGTTCATCGGTTTTCAGGCAATGTATGTTCTGGCGGGAATAATTCTCTGCTGCGGAATAGTGTTTTTTGCGGTCTACACACGGAAACAGGATTAG
- a CDS encoding class I SAM-dependent methyltransferase, whose product MAKGTGRDHEFMLERWKKKAAGYPRYKNSEDVIEAQIYRSINSAGVDFRGRSVLDVGCGTGVYTIRIAKDAAKVTGIDISKEMLDILQEDAADNGCENIETIISPWDTFPLDGRRWDITVSTMTPAVQTFEDYEKVYESASEAVVYLGWGGKRDVEPVKYIAQKSQIKPVLFNNSLNMKKWLDGKGFRYYSEIYDEERYKHMSFEEAVSYCFEELETNEVFALRGDIERELQRFVQEDRSVKFKIDVRLELIVYKK is encoded by the coding sequence ATGGCAAAAGGCACAGGCAGAGACCATGAATTTATGCTGGAGAGATGGAAGAAAAAAGCGGCGGGATATCCCCGATATAAGAATAGCGAAGATGTTATAGAGGCTCAGATATACCGCTCCATAAACAGTGCCGGAGTGGATTTCAGAGGCAGGTCTGTTCTGGATGTCGGATGCGGAACCGGAGTGTATACCATCCGCATTGCGAAAGATGCGGCAAAGGTCACCGGAATCGACATTTCAAAAGAGATGCTTGATATTCTGCAAGAGGACGCCGCAGATAACGGCTGCGAAAACATTGAGACCATCATCAGCCCCTGGGATACGTTCCCGCTGGATGGCAGGAGATGGGACATCACGGTATCGACCATGACCCCCGCCGTTCAGACATTCGAGGATTATGAAAAGGTTTATGAGAGTGCGTCCGAAGCGGTGGTCTATCTGGGCTGGGGCGGAAAGCGGGATGTTGAACCTGTTAAATATATTGCACAAAAGAGTCAGATTAAGCCCGTACTGTTCAATAACTCACTTAATATGAAGAAGTGGCTGGACGGAAAGGGTTTCAGATATTACTCGGAAATATATGACGAGGAACGATATAAGCATATGAGTTTTGAAGAGGCCGTAAGCTACTGCTTTGAAGAGCTTGAGACCAACGAGGTTTTCGCTCTGAGGGGCGATATTGAGCGGGAGCTTCAGCGGTTCGTTCAGGAGGACAGAAGCGTAAAATTCAAAATTGACGTCCGTCTTGAGCTTATAGTCTATAAAAAATAA